The genomic region CACGTCTACTTTGCCGCACCCCAATACTTTGTTGTCCGCAAACGGAGAACCAATAGCAATGATAGCCCCCTCCCCATTAATATCGGTTGCAAAGCCGGTAAAATCCCCCCTTTTTTCATCTTTTATGGTTTGCCCCATTTTAACCATTGTAGCTTGGTTGCATGAACATAGGCAGAAGCACATGAAAAATAACAGCAAGCCGATGAATTTTATTGAAAATGTATTCTTTTTCACGTTACTATATTTCAAGTTCAATCCAAAAATAGAATTATTAAGCAGTATATGCACCCCTGATACCAGTGAATAAAAACTAATAACGGTTTTTAATTGATCTATCGGTAATATTTAAAAAAAGGGTTAAGTATCTTAGAGTCATATTTGTACATCCAAATACAAACAGGATTTCCCGATGATTAATAAACGTCTTCTCATAAAAAACCTTCTCGCCCACAACGATGAGAATAGTTTTTACGATAAAAAAAGATTTATAAACATTGGACAAAAAGAAGGTAAGGCCAAGTTCCTCAAGCATGTTTGCGCATTGGCCAATAGCAATCCAAAAAACAGGTCGTTTATAGTAATAGGGGTCGAAGATGAGGACAATAAGATAGTGGGGGTCGATTTTTTTGACGATAGTAAAATCCAAAACTTGGTAAATGCCTATTTGGACAACCCGCCCATGATTTCATATGAGAATATTCCCTTCCCGCATTTGCCCGAGGGAAAAGTAGTTGGTTTGGTCTCCATCAAATCAAACGGAAAAGTATGTGCCTTGCGAAAGAACATATGGAAGTATTATGGCGGAATGGTTTTTTTTAGGGAGGGTAGCATAAGTATGCCAAAGGCCTACAATATTGAACTAAAGGATATTAATTCTGAAGCTGTCGAGACCATAGAACAACATGCCAAGAACAATATTCAACTCACTTTGGACGGCGTTATCGATTTTTTGAATCACCGCCACAAAGATCTGGAAAGTGGTTATAAAGTTTTTAAGGAACAGTTTGTGGTGTGTTGGGCGGGAAAAAGAAAAAAAGTAAAGAAAGAAACGTATTTTTCCCGTGTTGACATTGAATTGATTAATGAGCAGGTAAAACTATTCTATTCCGCATTAGATGAGATAACCATCACATTTGACGATAGTTCATTTACCACTATAGAGTTTATACAATTGGGGCTCGGAAAACAACAAAAGTACTATCCTCTGGAAAAAATGGTCATTCAGTTTTTTGATAATGGCACTTATCAAATACAAAGTGACCTTATTTTTGAACCTCCGCTTTTTGATAAAAAAACGCTATTTCATATTTATAATGCCAATAACGCGCTGCTGAAAAAATTGGGTAATAAAATAACACTGAACCCCAATGAGAAAAAAGATTTGGAGCATCTGCCCGCAACATATTTGATTTGCTATTTCAGCGGCTTTGAAGATGCCAAAGATCAAATGGAAAAGGCGAGACCAATATTGAAAAAATACGACGCAAACAGTTATGAATCCTTAAAAGAATCCTTGAGGGTGCTTAGAAAGGTCAAGTACAATTAATGATGCCTCATAGCTTTTGCAACCACAAAAGTTCGTAGGGTTGTAGTGTAATGCCCTTTGATGCTGTTTTTATTTTTTTGTTTGAGATGATATCCTTTACTCCTTCCAGTGCAAAAAAACCAATGCTCTGCAGCCAATCGTTTGATAACGTTTGTGGATTTTCGTCAAAATTTGAAAGCACCAAAACCGATTTATCTTCAATGGCATTTCTTTCAAAAGTCAATAGATGTTGATTTGGTGCAGCGTGCAACACAAAATTATTACTATCTGCGAAGACCGATAATTTTTTACGGAGCGCTATCATTTTTTGTAACCTAAAAAAGATTTCCGAACTATGGCCCTTTTTGCCTTGTAATGCAGCAATCGTCTCCCAGTCTTGTTGGGGCCTGTTTACCCATCGGCTATCATGTTTTTTGTTCGGGTCTTCAAGAAAGGAATAATCGTTCAACATGCCTATTTCGTCGCCGGCATATATCATAGGTATTCCACCATAGGAGAATACGATACCGTGCATCATTACGATTTTGTCGATTGCGGCCTTTATCAATTTTTCATTGTTTTCCATTATTCCCTTTTCCAGCCCTAAAAGCGATGCGGCACTACCGGTTATGCGACCATCCCCATTTTTGGGGTTGTACATGAAAACCAATCCTTTGGCAGGGGACCATGGTAAAACTTGGCAATAATAGTCCAATAAAAATTTACGGTGTTCTTTGGCATCCCATCCTATATCATAAATATGGGCGTCGTCAAAACCCAATCCAATATCGTCATGACAGCGAATGTAATTTATCCAGGTGGCGGTATCGGGTTTTTTTGGGATTTCCTGAAGACTTTTTTGTAGCAGATTTGTCTTTTTTGTAGCGATTGAGTTCCATAGCAATGCCATTAACGAAGCATTGTACGCCATCTCGCATTCATTGCCTTTTCTACTTTCTTCACCAAAATATTTTATGATTTCTGTTGGGGCAACTATGGCCTCGGCCAATAAAACGGTTCCAGGGGCGATTATTTGTAGGCACATGCGAAAAAGTGAAATCAACATATGGGCTTCCGGTAGATTTTGAGAAGTTGTCCTGATTTTTTTCCATAAAAATGCCAAGGCGTCAAAACGTACTACATCTACACCAAGGTTGATGAGTTTTACAAGGTTGGTCAGCATTTCTAAAAATACCTCGGGATTACTGTAATTAAGGTCCCATTGGTAATCATTAAAGACCGTCATGACCCAACGCTTCATTTTTTTATTGTACGTAAAATTACCGGGAGAAGTCTGTGGAAATACTTCTGGAAGCGTTTCTTCGAAGGCATCCGGTATATCCCTGTCGGGATACGTGAAATAGTATGATCGATATTTTTTGGAGCCTGCAATCGCTTTTTTCGCCCAAGGATATTCGTTTGACGTATGGTTGACAACAAAATCGAGCATCAAGAACATTTTTCTGGAACGCAGCTCTTGGGTCAGCTTTTCCAAATCATTTTTGGTTCCAAATTTTTTGTCTATCTCATGATAACTGTTTACGGCGTAACCCCCATCGTTTTCTTCTTTTGGGCGTGTGGTAATGGGCATCAAATGAAGAAAATTCACACCCAATTCCTCAAAGTACGGGAGTTTATCCCGCAATCCCTTTAAATCTTTGTTAAAATGATTGGTATACAGTTGCATACCTACCATTTTTTCCGATTGATACCAGTTGCCCTGTTGTCTTACTCTCACCAAGTCTTGAAACTTCAGTTCAGTGGGCCTATCGGAAAAAAGCCTGGGCAATAAATCTATCAATCTGGTAAAATACGCTTTATGCCTTTCTTCTTGGTATAGGGAAAAAAAACCTTCTTTTACCAAGGTTAGGTTTGTTGCCAAACGCAATGCGAACAAATCTTCAGGACTTTTTGTTTCATCGAATTTTAAAGCCAAAAGGTGATGTAAACTAGCTTGGTTCATCCTAATCGTACATCTGTTTTTTATCTGGCATAGATTCTATCGCTCCAAAGTTCGTAGTGGTTATGGCACCTGCCTTATTGGCTTTTTGAACCATTTGGGTCAATAGGCTTTTATCCTCTAAAGCCGGGTCAATAGTGTGCGATGTGGCGATTTGTTGTAATAAGCACCCAATAAAGGCATCTCCTGCACCTGTGGTATCTACGGGGTTTACCTTAATGCTGGGAACGGTTTCCCTGAATTTTCGGGTACTTACCAGAGTGCCTTTGTTGCCTAGGGTAATCGTAATGGTGTTCGCCCCGATTTCGTGTAAAACGTCACAGGCCTCATCTAAATTTTCTTCTCCTGAAAGGAGTTGTGCCTCTTCTAAACTGAATTTGCACAAATTGGATTTTTCAACATAAGGCATGCACTTTTTTATGAATACATCTTTGTTGTCTTTCCATAAATCCCCTCTAAAATTCGGATCAAAGCTAATAAACGCCTTTTCGGTGAGGGCGTCAAAAAAATAATGGCCGTAGGCTTTTTCCAATGCGCCCCCTAAAAGCGCAGTGGCGGCACCTAAATGTACTATACTTTCCTTAAAGTCTTTTTTCAGGGACGGGTCGTATATCAGCTCTTTATCCGCACCACGACTGAATACGAAATCCCGTTCACCATCCTCGGCAATTGAGACAAATGCCATGGTGGTAAAGGTTTTGTAACGCTGCGCCAATGAAATATCTACACCGTTCGCATCAAGCACATTCAATAAAAAAGAGCCAAAGGGGTCTTCGCCCACACTGCCAACAAAAGAGCTTTTACCCCCTAGTTTAGCTATGGCGCACGCAACATTGGCAGGAGCACCTCCCGCTTTTTTGGTATAAATATTGGCCTTGGAAAGGTCGCTACCTTGATTTTCCGCAATAAAATCGATCAACAACTCGCCAATACAATAGACTTTTCTTATCATAAGATGATACTAGAATAATCTAAAGTAAGTAGAAATATAATTGTAGTCCATATTTTTTGATGGAATTTATAAAGGGCAATATGCTGGGATTACATATTCCTTGTCCCTTTTTGTATAAATGAGTATCTTTTCAAAAATTAGAAAACACTACTACTATGGGTCTATTTGACGAGATAAAAAAGAAATTGAGTCATGAATTTATTGATATTGTCGAATGGATGGATTCATCTAACGATACTATCGTACACCGGTTTGAACGGTACCAAAATGAGATAAAGAACAATGCAAAATTGATTGTTCGCGAGGGGCAGACTGCGGTCTTTATAAACGAGGGCCAATTGGCAGATGTTTTTACGCCGGGAACCTACACATTAAATACCCAAAACCTACCTATTTTAACAACTTTAAAAGGTTGGAAATATGGTTTTGACAGCCCTTTTAAGGCCGAAGTATACTTTGTGAATACAAGACTGTTCACCGATGAAAAATGGGGCACCAAAAATCCGTTTATGTTGAGTGACGACCGCTTTGGACTGGTAGAGATACGAGCTTTTGGAACTTATAGTTTTAAGATAAGCGACCCTGGAAAATTTGTGGTTGATGTGGTCGGTACCGATGCCAATTTCACCAACTATGAAGTAAACGAGCATTTAAAAAGTTTGATTGTAACGCGGTTTACCGATACCGTAGGAAAGGCAAACCTTCCTGTAGAGCTTTATGCAGCAAATACGACCGAACTCTCGGAAACCTGTCAAGAAGTGATGCAGCCCGAGTTCGGTAGGGTAGGCATAGAATTAGAGCGTTTTTACATTGAGAACGTATCGATGCCCGAAGAGCTTAAAAAAGAAATTTTTGAATACAGCCGTTTGGATAAGTTGGATATGACCAAGCTTGCCCAGTTCAAGGCTGCGAAGGCGATGGAAGAAGCTGCCAAAAACGAAGGGGGTACGGCCGGTGCAGGTATGGGCATGGGCATGGGTTTTGTGCTGGCACAACAAATGGGCAATATGATGAACCCGCAAGCGCAGCAACCTGTTTTTGGAACACAGCCACAATCCGCCCCTGTGCCGCCGCCGATACCGGCCCAAGTAATGTACCATTATGCCGTTGGCGGTGAGCAGGCCGGTCCGGTGTCTTTTGAAAAGTTAAAGGAGCTTTTTGCGGCCAGGACCATAAATCGTGATTCCTTGGTCTGGAAACAGGGAATGGAGACTTGGAGCGCCCTAAAAGACGTTGAGGAGTTAAAATCCTTTTTAGGGGGCAATACGCCGCCACCACTGCCGAAGGTATAAAATCAAAAATATAATTGCTGAAACATTTCTGCTGTGGCGGGAATAATTTGTATGGAAGACATTCAAACATCCGAATTTAAAAAATCATGTGCCAATTGCGGAGCAGAGCTTAAGTTCAAACCAGGTTCACATAAATTGAATTGCGAATATTGCGGTTATGAGGAGTTTATTGAGCAGACCAAAAGTAGCTTTGAAGAACTTGAACTTGAGCATTACCTGAAAATTGTTGGTGAAAATGCATATACCGAGACTATTGAGCTTTTACATTGTAAAAACTGTGGTGCCAATCAGCACGTAGAGGAAAATTACAAATCCCTTTCCTGTGTATATTGTGGCGAACCCTTGATTCGGGAAGATGTTGAAAAAGAGGGGTGGATTTTGCCTGGGGCCGTACTTCCCTTCACGTTGGATGATACTAAGGCACGATCTACATTTAAATCTTGGGTGAACGGCCTATGGTTTGCCCCGAACAAATTAAAACGAGCCGCTTTGGACCCCGAGAGTATTCACGGTCTGTATATTCCCTATTGGACTTTTGACGCCAATTTGTTTGCAACCTATCAGGGTAAACGAGGGGATTATTACTATGAAACCCAGAGATATCGCACCAAAAATGGGACACGCACCCGTCAAGTGAGAAAAACCAAATGGTCTTCGGCCAGCGGTACGGTAAATGGTTTTATTGATGATATCCTGATCAACGCATCGGAAAAAAAAAGAAGGGAAATCCCGTCTAAAATTGCCCGTTGGAACTTGAATGAGTTGGTGGTGTTCAATTCAAAATATCTATCTGGTTTTGTAACCGAAAAATATACCATTTCCCTTAAAGAGGGCCATCATCAATCATTTCAAGAGGCAAAACAAATAGCAAATACTTGGATACGGCAAGACATCGGCGGGGATACACAACGCATTCATCATGCAGACATCAAACTATCCAACGAGACTTTTAAGCATATACTTTTACCTGTTTATATAAGTTCCTATTCCTATGGTGGCAAAGAGTATAGTTTCTATATCAACGGGCAGTCGGGTAGCATTAGCGGTACAAGGCCGTACTCTTTTTGGAAAATTTTCTTTTTGGTTTTATTTGTCATTGTGGTTATTGGTGCAATTGCGATTTTTGTACAATGATACAGAATAGAACATTGGTTATTGGCGATATTCATTCCGGTTTAAAAGCCTTGCTCCAAGTTATGGATAAGGCAAATGTAACGTCTGATGACACCCTTATTTTTTTGGGCGATTACGTTGACGGTTGGAGCCAAGCGGTAGAGACCGTAAATTTTTTGATTCATTTGAAAACCACTCACCGTTGTGTTTTTATTAAGGGAAATCACGATGAGCTCTGTAATGAATGGTTGAGCAAAGGAAAAGATAACCCGTTGTGGTTTCAACACGGGGGGCAGGCGACCATAGCTTCGTATGAAAATACCGATGACCAAATAAAAACTACCCACATGGCATTCTTTGATAGCCTGGAAAACTATTATTTGGATAGCCATAACAGATTGTTCTTGCACGCTGGTTTTACCAACTTAAAAGGAGTGGATTATGAGTATTTTTCAAAAACTTTTTATTGGGACAGGACCCTATGGGAGCTGGCACTTTCACTAAATCCCAGTCTTGACAAAGAGGACAAATACTACCCAAAAAGGTTGATACAGTACAATGAAATTTATATTGGTCACACACCTGTAACGAGAATAGGCAAAACGGTACCACAAAATGTCGCCAATGTTTGGAATATTGATACGGGAGCGGCTTTTAAAGGACCGTTGTCCATGATGGATGTTGATTCCAAAGAAGTTTGGCAAAGTGATCCGGTACATACTTTATACCCCGGTGAAAGCGGCAGAAACTGAAAATTGCCATAGTTTTAAGATGATTTAATGTAATAATCCCGAACTTTGAAAAAAAGAGATTTATGTCTGATAAGAATATACGATTAGAAGTGATGCAGGCCATTGAGCCACAGGTAGAGGGATTTATGGATGACTTTCTGATCAAGCCCGAAGACATATGGCAACCAACCGATTTTTTGCCAGATACTGAGAGCGAAGGTTTTTTAGACCAAATAGAACAATTGCGTGAAGAGTCCAAAGAACTGGGCTATGATTTTTGGGTAACCATGGTCGCAGATACCATTACCGAAGAGGCACTGCCTACCTATGAGTCATGGTTGATGGATGTTGTGGGGATCGATCAGCACGGGGAATACAAGACCAATGGTTGGGCAAAATGGGTACGTGCCTGGACTGCTGAAGAAAATAGGCATGGGGATGTGCTCAACAAATATTTGTATTTATCCGGTAGGGTAAATATGAAAGAGATAGAGATTACCACGCAACATTTGATATCTGACGGTTTTGATATAGGAACCGACAGGGATCCCTATAAAAACTTTGTTTACACCACCTTTCAAGAATTGGCGACCAATATTTCACATAAACGGGTGGGGAAATTGGCAAAGAAAAAAGGGAATGTCTTGCTGGGCAAAATGTGTACGATAATCGCTGGTGACGAGATGCGCCACCATTTGGCCTACAGGGAATTTGTAAAGACCATTTTTGGTCATGACCCAAGCGGAATGATGTTGGCATTTGCCGACATGATGAAGAAAAAAATAGTGATGCCGGCACATTTTTTAAGGGAATCAGGGGGAAGTATAGGAACCGCTTTCGAGAATTTCTCTAACTGTGCGCAACGCTTAGGGGTATATACGGCCCAGGATTATATCGAAATTTTGAAGAAATTGAATTCTTTTTGGCAATTGGATGCCATACGTGACTTAAACGATGAGGCCGAAAAAGCACGGGATTATTTGATGAAGCTCCCGGAACGATTGGAGCGTATTGCATCACGAATGAAATTTCCGGAAGACCAATATCATTTCAAATGGGTAGAGGCCAATGGCAGACTATAATCAAAAGTTCTGCGATAGTTGAGGCAGCATAAAAAATCCGATTCGTTACGAATCGGATTTTTTGGTTGATGTTGGTTATTATGCCTTGTTATAATTTGCCATGGTCGTGTTCATCTTGCCACTTCACCAAATCTTTCCATTTGCCCTCGTAAGCCATTTTGGCTTGCATGGGCCAAGAAGAGGGGTCATGAATTTTGTAGCGATCGCCACCACCATCCAAAACTTTTTGACATTCGGCGACCGAGGCCTCGGATAGCGCTTTCCAAGTCTTTATGCCAGCATCTTTGAACATACCTTCAATTTTTGGCCCAATACCCTCGACAATTTTAAGATCGTCTTGTTTTATGTTTTTTCCAAATGCTGCTTTTGCCGCTGCTGCATCAAAAGGTATTAAAGCTACTGTTGCGCCTGCCGCTAATGAAGATGCGGGAGTTGCCGATTTAGACGCTAAACAGGCATCCAAATCCGATTTTAATTTAGCGTTCTTATCTTCTAAAATTTTAATATCTGCCGAATTATCTATGGTCGTGCTCTTTCCTTTTCCTAACAAATACCCAAAAAGTGCGCCAAGTAATGTGCATAATAAAGGAATGATCCAGCACCATATGTTCATATTTTCAAAATCCATATTTCAATATTTTTAAAGTTAATTATTTGCTTAGTGTTATAACGGTTCTTCTATTTTTGGTTCTACCCTCTTCTGTGGCATTGCTTTCAACTGGAGAATCCGGACCTTCTGAAGTAGTTATTATTTTAGTTTCCGGAATACCGTTTTGAACCAAATACCCCATGGCAAAATCGGCCCTTTCTTGGCCCAATTTTATGTTGGATGCTCTTTGGCCTTTGTTATCGGTATGTCCTACCACTTTGGCTCTTGCGTTCTCTACCTTATCCAAATACCTGGATATGTCGGCTACTTTTTGGCGTTGTTCCGCGCTAAGATCAATGGCAGC from Costertonia aggregata harbors:
- a CDS encoding ATP-binding protein; protein product: MINKRLLIKNLLAHNDENSFYDKKRFINIGQKEGKAKFLKHVCALANSNPKNRSFIVIGVEDEDNKIVGVDFFDDSKIQNLVNAYLDNPPMISYENIPFPHLPEGKVVGLVSIKSNGKVCALRKNIWKYYGGMVFFREGSISMPKAYNIELKDINSEAVETIEQHAKNNIQLTLDGVIDFLNHRHKDLESGYKVFKEQFVVCWAGKRKKVKKETYFSRVDIELINEQVKLFYSALDEITITFDDSSFTTIEFIQLGLGKQQKYYPLEKMVIQFFDNGTYQIQSDLIFEPPLFDKKTLFHIYNANNALLKKLGNKITLNPNEKKDLEHLPATYLICYFSGFEDAKDQMEKARPILKKYDANSYESLKESLRVLRKVKYN
- a CDS encoding carbohydrate kinase family protein; this translates as MIRKVYCIGELLIDFIAENQGSDLSKANIYTKKAGGAPANVACAIAKLGGKSSFVGSVGEDPFGSFLLNVLDANGVDISLAQRYKTFTTMAFVSIAEDGERDFVFSRGADKELIYDPSLKKDFKESIVHLGAATALLGGALEKAYGHYFFDALTEKAFISFDPNFRGDLWKDNKDVFIKKCMPYVEKSNLCKFSLEEAQLLSGEENLDEACDVLHEIGANTITITLGNKGTLVSTRKFRETVPSIKVNPVDTTGAGDAFIGCLLQQIATSHTIDPALEDKSLLTQMVQKANKAGAITTTNFGAIESMPDKKQMYD
- a CDS encoding metallophosphoesterase, producing the protein MIQNRTLVIGDIHSGLKALLQVMDKANVTSDDTLIFLGDYVDGWSQAVETVNFLIHLKTTHRCVFIKGNHDELCNEWLSKGKDNPLWFQHGGQATIASYENTDDQIKTTHMAFFDSLENYYLDSHNRLFLHAGFTNLKGVDYEYFSKTFYWDRTLWELALSLNPSLDKEDKYYPKRLIQYNEIYIGHTPVTRIGKTVPQNVANVWNIDTGAAFKGPLSMMDVDSKEVWQSDPVHTLYPGESGRN
- a CDS encoding SPFH domain-containing protein; the protein is MGLFDEIKKKLSHEFIDIVEWMDSSNDTIVHRFERYQNEIKNNAKLIVREGQTAVFINEGQLADVFTPGTYTLNTQNLPILTTLKGWKYGFDSPFKAEVYFVNTRLFTDEKWGTKNPFMLSDDRFGLVEIRAFGTYSFKISDPGKFVVDVVGTDANFTNYEVNEHLKSLIVTRFTDTVGKANLPVELYAANTTELSETCQEVMQPEFGRVGIELERFYIENVSMPEELKKEIFEYSRLDKLDMTKLAQFKAAKAMEEAAKNEGGTAGAGMGMGMGFVLAQQMGNMMNPQAQQPVFGTQPQSAPVPPPIPAQVMYHYAVGGEQAGPVSFEKLKELFAARTINRDSLVWKQGMETWSALKDVEELKSFLGGNTPPPLPKV
- a CDS encoding acyl-ACP desaturase, whose amino-acid sequence is MSDKNIRLEVMQAIEPQVEGFMDDFLIKPEDIWQPTDFLPDTESEGFLDQIEQLREESKELGYDFWVTMVADTITEEALPTYESWLMDVVGIDQHGEYKTNGWAKWVRAWTAEENRHGDVLNKYLYLSGRVNMKEIEITTQHLISDGFDIGTDRDPYKNFVYTTFQELATNISHKRVGKLAKKKGNVLLGKMCTIIAGDEMRHHLAYREFVKTIFGHDPSGMMLAFADMMKKKIVMPAHFLRESGGSIGTAFENFSNCAQRLGVYTAQDYIEILKKLNSFWQLDAIRDLNDEAEKARDYLMKLPERLERIASRMKFPEDQYHFKWVEANGRL
- a CDS encoding DNA helicase PriA; translation: MEDIQTSEFKKSCANCGAELKFKPGSHKLNCEYCGYEEFIEQTKSSFEELELEHYLKIVGENAYTETIELLHCKNCGANQHVEENYKSLSCVYCGEPLIREDVEKEGWILPGAVLPFTLDDTKARSTFKSWVNGLWFAPNKLKRAALDPESIHGLYIPYWTFDANLFATYQGKRGDYYYETQRYRTKNGTRTRQVRKTKWSSASGTVNGFIDDILINASEKKRREIPSKIARWNLNELVVFNSKYLSGFVTEKYTISLKEGHHQSFQEAKQIANTWIRQDIGGDTQRIHHADIKLSNETFKHILLPVYISSYSYGGKEYSFYINGQSGSISGTRPYSFWKIFFLVLFVIVVIGAIAIFVQ
- a CDS encoding alpha-amylase family protein, whose amino-acid sequence is MALKFDETKSPEDLFALRLATNLTLVKEGFFSLYQEERHKAYFTRLIDLLPRLFSDRPTELKFQDLVRVRQQGNWYQSEKMVGMQLYTNHFNKDLKGLRDKLPYFEELGVNFLHLMPITTRPKEENDGGYAVNSYHEIDKKFGTKNDLEKLTQELRSRKMFLMLDFVVNHTSNEYPWAKKAIAGSKKYRSYYFTYPDRDIPDAFEETLPEVFPQTSPGNFTYNKKMKRWVMTVFNDYQWDLNYSNPEVFLEMLTNLVKLINLGVDVVRFDALAFLWKKIRTTSQNLPEAHMLISLFRMCLQIIAPGTVLLAEAIVAPTEIIKYFGEESRKGNECEMAYNASLMALLWNSIATKKTNLLQKSLQEIPKKPDTATWINYIRCHDDIGLGFDDAHIYDIGWDAKEHRKFLLDYYCQVLPWSPAKGLVFMYNPKNGDGRITGSAASLLGLEKGIMENNEKLIKAAIDKIVMMHGIVFSYGGIPMIYAGDEIGMLNDYSFLEDPNKKHDSRWVNRPQQDWETIAALQGKKGHSSEIFFRLQKMIALRKKLSVFADSNNFVLHAAPNQHLLTFERNAIEDKSVLVLSNFDENPQTLSNDWLQSIGFFALEGVKDIISNKKIKTASKGITLQPYELLWLQKL